GTTTAGAAACTTAATATCTTAATCCACCCAAGGAAAATTTATAGAGGACTTTTGTAATAATTCACATTTTGTCTGCCTCAATGATGGATACCCCACGTTTATATCAGACGTTAAAATGGGGTTCAAACCTGCCTTGACCTTACCTTGATATCACATCAGTTGGCTGGTAACTGCGATTGGGAGGTTATTAACGATATGAATAGTGACCACCTCACAATCATTACTCATTATAATCTAGTAGGGGATTGGGAGGATATACCAAATCATGCTCCAAAATGAAATTTTGACAAAAGCAATTGGAAGAAATTTTTTAATGACTGTGAAATTTTGTatcttaaattaatatattcagaTAATATTGAATCTTTCAATAAAAATTTGATTAGAGCAGTCATTGATATTGCTGATAGCTATGTTCCGAAAACCAAACCCATTAAATCTAGAAGATCTTTTCACTGGTGGAACTCTTAAATTACAGGACACTATGAGGGAATgacagctttaaaaaaaaaaaaagtctgataTTTCTAGAAAAAAGTATTTAAGTAGTAAATATCAATTACACAAACACATGGCATAATAAAATTCTTGGGAAATATTCTGTACTAatctaaataaaaatacttcATTAAAAGACATTTTGGGAACAATTAAATCTATTCAGGTTAAAAGAAGTAAGCCAGCCAAGAATAATATTAtgggtaaaaacaaaattgttaaaacaaatcaaGAAAAGGCCGACTTATTTGCACAAATGTTTGCCAAAAATAGCAGTACCAAAAAATTTAAACCaatttggaaaaaaagaaaacggtGCCCTTAGATGCTAAATCCCCTGATAACAGTTTAGATTTTAATGCACCCTTTTCCATGGATGAATTGATAAAAAGGGAATGGCCACTGGAACAAATAAATCTAGCTATGTTTTCCTTAAACACATGCCAGTTAGCACGTTGAAATTGGTCCTTGatctttacaataaaatatgggAACAGGGTAGTATGCATCTTTCTTGGAGAGAAGCCAAAGTATTCAGTCTTCCCAAATTTGGTAAAGACCTCTCTGACCATAATAACTTTAGGCCTATCTCCTTAACTTcaaatttatgtaaaaccatggaaacaGTGGTTAACAGTAGACTCACCCACTGTTTAGAATTTAATAATCTTGTCTCAGACTTCCAAAGTGGTTTTAGATAAAAACATAGTACCATCGACCATCTTGTTAGATTGCAAACTCATATCAGTCATGCCTTTTTCAAGGGGCAAATGGTGGTGGGagtctgtaattaaaatgtgttgagtgcatcattaaatgcgtcattaaataaaacattccttccttctcagTGTTAACCCTGCTTACATATTAAGCCAGTGTCACATGTCTGGTTTATCAAGggtatggcatgtgctgtcctgtgcatattaaagattccttgctttaatgggaaaatgtagcaggtttcctctgaagaacatgtatcacaattaccaattaatcagtgtgctctagtggtgttattacgCAAAACAAGCttgggatgaaatctccagtaaaggatctccttgggagtggctatCCTCCTATATAGAccagacactagatagagatttatGGAATCGACTACTATTTTgctaaatgcccattcgactctgcattgtgcagagatacgactcTAATCATGtattactgttttgttgttcagatttaatttttttctttctctgtgTCTGCAGGATGCGATCAAGATGAACCAGCTCCAGAACCTGCTGCACGACGCCCTCATCTCGACGGACCACGTCCAGCAGTGTGCCGTCATCCACCGCAAGGACTGCAGCGTCCGGGCCAGCTCCATTGGCTTTAGTGTACAGTCTGCATTTTCACTTTACTGGGAGTGGGAGGAATAGTCAGAGCCAGCTCTATAGGCTTCAGTGTAGAGTCTTCATTTTCACTTTACTGGGAGTGGGAGGAATAGTCAGAGCCAGCTCTATAGGCTTCAGTGTAGAGTCTTCATTTTTACTTTACTGAGGGTGGGAGGAATAGTCAGAGCCAGCTCTATAGGCTTCAGTGTAGAGTCTTCATTTTCACTTTACTGAGGGTGGGAGGAATAGTCAGAGCCAGCTCCATTGGCTTCAGTGTAGAGTCTTCATTTTCACTTTACTGGGAGTGGGAGGAATAGTCAGAGCCAGCTCTATAGGCTTCAGTGTAGAGTCTTCATTTTCACTTTACTGGGAGTGGGAGGAATAGTCAGAGCCAGCTCTATAGGCTTCAGTGTAGAGTCTTCATTTTTACTTTACTGAGGGTGGGAGGAATAGTCAGAGCCAGCTCTATAGGCTTCAGTGTAGAGTCTTCATTTTCACTTTACTGGGAGTGGGAGGAATAGTCAGAGCCAGCTCTATAGGCTTCAGTGTAGAGTCTTCATTTTTACTTTACTGAGGGTGGGAGGAATAGTCAGAGCCAGCTCCATTGGCTTCAGTGTAGAGTCTTCATTTTCACTTTACTGAGGGTGGGAGGAATAGTCAGAGCCAGCTCTATAGGCTTCAGTGTAGAGTCTTCATTTTTACTTTACTGGGAGTGGGAGGAATAGTCAGAGCCAGCTCTATAGGCTTCAGTGTAGAGTCTTCATTTTTACTTTACTGAGGGTGGGAGGAATAGTCAGAGCCAGCTCCATTGGCTTCAGTGTAGAGTCTTCATTTTTACTTTACTGAGGGTGGGAGGAATAGTCAGAGCCAGCTCTATAGGCTTCAGTGTAGAGTCTTCATTTTCACTTTACTGAGGGTGGGAGGAATAGTCAGAGCCAGCTCCATTGGCTTCAGTGTAGAGTCTTCATTTTTACTTTACTGGGAGTGGGAAGAATAGTCAAAGCCAGCTCTATAGGCTTCAGTGTAGTCTTCATTTTCACTTTACTGGGAGTGGGAGGAATAGTCAGAGCCAGCTCCATTGGCTTCAGTGTACAGTCTGCATTTTCACTTTACTGGGTGGTGGGAGATACAGTTTTGTGTAGTATTTGACAATCTTCACTGTATTCCATCTGATTACATTACTATCACAATTATAAGGCTTAATTTACATGTTTAATTGTTGATGCACATGAGTGGTCATGAGggcaaaaacacttttacttgttTCTAGTATATTATGAAGTTCTCTTTGTTTGGGTTTGAATCTCTTACCTGACCATATTGCATTGTTCATACCTGTAGATTCTTGGACAAAATAATCCATAGTTGGAACAATAGTGTGACATCAAAGGTGTGgattaattttgtatataggatcttcttttttgtttgacTCTGTTACTAATATTTACCTATACTAAACTGttatcagttattaattttcattgacttaaattatttaaatttttcagTTATACCCAGACCAAATTCAAATGCTGTTAGATGCATTTAGAAATCCTCAACAAACGCGGGAAGAGGGAATGTATTTCGCAGACCAGCAATACAAGTGTGTTAGAGCTGACAAGAACTCAATATATGCAAAATGTGTACGtaatttactaaaatatttatactgcaCTTAGCCTATCATATGATTAAATTCAAGCCTCTGGATTTCATGGGAAAAATAGTTTCTGGTAGTGTGTCTGCAAAATCATGGAACTGGAAATCCATTACCCATTATTATCATGTAATATAATCAACTATTACCATGGTTACTGGCAAACAGTTTCTGATGATCACAGGACATGGAACTGAAAAAAAGTTTTTCTAATCAAATTTGAAATCCTCAGGTCTgaaaagttaatttaaaattCTAACAAAAGTACAGGTCGATAATTGAATTTTTGTCATTtctaattaattagtttatttatttattaatttaactcTGGTGTCCTGTGTgattaaatttgataaattttaatttaatttatgctaatgtttttgtttttttatatatatatatcaaattatatcatttgtttatttacttgtaaTTCAGCTCAActgtttttagatttgtgtatttttaattttatctatggTAATAATATATCTTTGGGGTCTACTTGTAACTAAATTTGTGTTGTTGTCCACTAATAAAATAGAATCCAATACTGATATGCATGTTGTACAAATtcttaaaatagttttcttatactcattatattttatttttaatcttttgTTTTTCTAGAATAAAAATGGCTTAGTACTGGTGAAAACCATATCTTTACTCCTTGTTGCAACCTACACAGAAAACATGtttgctggtgtgtgtgtggaagcTGTGGAAAAATTAGGTGAGTCATTGTTTCAATTTACTCatcagtggcataggaaggtgccaaaaagtggggggcacacacacacacacacatatatcaaCCACGCTAACTACTACTGGATACCTGGGTCCCGTTTTATGAAGtggtcttagcgctaagatcagcTTTAGTACATAAGGTATGGTAGTtatgcagttacggtgatcttagtgaTAAGATTGCTTTGTAAAACAGGACCTAGGCCTGGAACCTCTTTGTTGAGTGCTATTTACAAGTCTTGTTATTGCTGAATAATGACatcccattgtgctatttctcgttccggccagtgcaccatgactgatatatcaaaggccgtggtatatactatcctgtctgtgggatggtacatataaaagatcccttgctactaatgaaaacatttagtgggtttcctctctatgactgtcaaaaatgaccaaatgtttgacatccaatagccattgattaataaatcaatgtactctaggggtgtcgttaaacaaaacaaacttctttttttcaaaactgtGCTACCGTGTGTGTCTACACATTCCGGCCTGATGCATGCCACATCCAAACAAGGTCGCAACATTGTATGCACACATCTGCCAATTGCACGACAGGGCACTTACAGTTAAAGACAACCGAGATAAAGTTAGTCACCAGTGTTCAGCGTGGGCTACATGCTTCAGGCTTGCTAGATCCtaacccccaccctcaccctcaccctcaccctaACCCTCACCCTAACCATTGTATACAACTTTGGGGTTATCTATTGGCtacaaaaaaaagttaaagatagttttgtttaactataccactagagcacattgatttatttatcatcggctattggatgtcattcaTTAGGTAacttggacatatagtcttagaaacgaaacctgttacatttttccattaatagggaagaatcttttatatgcaccatacaaatagagacaggatagaacatactacggattttgatataccagtcatggtgcactagctggaacaagaaatagctaaatgggtccaccgaaggggatcgatcctagactgacagtgcgtcaggcgagtgctttaccactaggctacatcctgcccctgtcTACATTGTTAAGAATATATCCAGTTATGCAAATGtgttattatttcttttcatataCTTTTTACAACTACAAATGTGACTGGTACGTTTTCAATGGagtttagtacatgtatatatagatcagggcttctagaatttttataaaatccactagccatgggatcagtgattaaatttttttaccagccatgattaaaaattcactagccctacattactttaagttaatacaattttgctaaataatagtaataatcagatatgtcacctaaaaatggagatagagcttacaaacactaacattgggaggttgggggtggggccaggctattaatatttacaaaatagacataaCTGCAACGTTTgacgttttgttttcactagccgtcaggcatggcaatattagttatttactagcctaacattgaatatcactagccaaggccggctcttgtgcccacgacaggcgtgcgctacaacagcttgttctgaatgtgcacgtaaaaccctatgacatgacatgacatgataaATGGCCACCACACTGACATCTCtatcacaaaccactaacccactgtcctggacagagcccAGATATGTGAGGTGTGGATCCAGGACAACATGCctgaaccgtaactggatataaacacagaaataagttaaattgaatgaatggaatacatgcatttgtattgttttctaCAACTATTCTTTGTCTCAAAAATGATTAGAGAATAACAGAATTTGATATCCAACAAAAGCACTGTGTATTTGTTGCTTAGTCTGTGTATGGTACTAGTAGTTAATTTTCTTGTGTGTTAAATCAGATATGCACCGATAttggtatttatatatatatccagtacttctttgatatatatgtatattgacaatattaattaattggtGTATTCTTCataaaggggcgggatgtagcccactagagcacattgatttttttatcttatcatcagctattggacatcaaacatatggtcatactgacactgttttttagaggaaacccactgttgccacatgtgctactcttttatgacaggcagcaagggatcttttatttgcacttcccacaggcaggatagcacaaaccattgcctttgttgaacctgttatgaatcactggtcagtgcaagtggtttacacctatccattgagccttgcggagcactcactcagggtttggagtcggtatctggattaaaaatcccatgcctcaactgggatccgaacccagtacctaccagcctgtagactgatggcctaaccacgacaccaccgaggccggttgcagtaagtctaggatcgatccccgttagtggacccattgggctatttctcattctagtcagtgctccacaactggtgtaacaaaggccgtggtatgtattatcctgtctgtgggatagtgcatataaaagatcccttgctgctaatcgaaaagagcagcccatgaagttgcaacagcggttttcctctctatatctgtgtggtccataaccatatgtctgacgccatataaacataaataaaatgtgttgagtgcatcgttaaataaatcatttccttatTCATACAAGTAGTTCAGTTTCTTCTATCTGTTAAATCTAATCAGATGTATGTTGACCATATTAATTAGTCTGTGTAATTTTTatacaagtaattaatttttcgTGTCttttaatgataatatgatATGTTTTAGTGTCTATCCAGTGAATCAAATGTGTATTGCCCAAGATAATCACTGATAGAAATAAGCACCGGACAAGTAGATCtacaaatctacttgtccatcaATATTTTTACATGTCTAAATAAgttgtttttgattgctcaattttttatttatccaCTGGACAACCCCTAAGGTTCATTTTGCTTGTCTGAGCAGAttatcacttgtcaggacaaatggataagtgcttatttcgaacaatGTTAATTAGTCTGTGTGTTGAATTAATTCCTGGCTGTCTATTTAGTCAGATGTATATGGTGTGTCTATCCAGTGCCTCTGTGATTAGGTATTTATTCAGAGCTcattttgaattaaatagtgaACAGATGTGTGTCATTAAGAGCACTGATGAATTACATTAGATGTGTGTTGTGTAACAGGTTTTACAGGCCCAGCTCTGCCattcgccaaatttgccaaatgcagattttaaacacaactggcgaattttattttaatttggtgaaagaagttcatgttattattgttattttgttgaaaataatggtaggtttctgcaatttttggaGTTGAAGttaaataatttggcaaaatgttctatGCACCTAGAGGTAGCCCTGTATGTATTCAGAGCTCTTTTGAATTAAATGAGATATACATGCATGTTGTGATGGATATGCCTATTCATCGCTGATTTGGTAAACTCACTGCTATATTCAGCTGTGAATTAAATACAGCCATCTGTTACTCTCCTAAGGAGATTGTTAATTAAAAGCCAGTTCATGGATgtcattaaaactaaatatttttgcagGGAAAAAAGCaacctaatttttattttattttttccagctgattatttcaaagaaaaaggaaaatgaTGGACCGACCCTAACAAAGCCCTACAAACTGGACAACATTGACCTAAGCAAAATGTATTCATTCGTGTTAATGTAGTTTTAagacattgttgttgtttttaaaactgcTGCTTCATACTAGGATAAGATTCCTATTTGATATCTTATACTAATGTAGCTATAATGCAAGTATTATTTTCTAAGTTTACATCTACTGCAGGGGCAAAGAACATTTACTCTAGGTATAGTAATAAAAAGAGCACCCACAATATTCACAGATACACTAACATGCATTATGTATGGAAAAACTCTGACAAAACACAAAGCTGACTTGTAAACATATTACATGTTCCCTGCttaacaaataaattcattgtatttattttctacACACTGAATTTTTCTGGCCACTTTTAAATTTGAGGGGTGTGTGCACCACCATTTCGTGCCCCTAAATCCACACCTGTATTGCTGGTCCATACTTATAACTAGGCTAAAACTCCTATTATTCTATTTTAATGTCACTATTCTACACTACTCAAGTTTCGCTAGCGATAttccaaatatatttcattataatataaacaagtTGTGCACATCTTAAATTTGTGTAACAAGATCAATGAGACCATGTGGTTTTGGACATTCCATACATCACCACAGTAGTGAAAATGGAGTACcttggtatatatatttgttatttcctAACTTTACATCTACTGCTGGCTCATTCTTAACAATTATGGTAGGCTCTATAATTCCTATTATCATATCTCTTCTCAGAATAAGTCCTACACAGTTAATTATTACCTATAGTCTTATGTATAAATATGTTCTATTTTAGATATACTTTTCtgcaatttgaatacacattgGCCTGTCCACTAAAGGTTTCATCCTTCGACTCTTCACATATCAGTCATTCTACCAGTTATATTCTGCTTCTGCAAACATAAAAAGAGGCATATAAAAGGCCTTAAACAGTTATGCATGGATTATGGGTTTTTTACATATACGAAAGAAGTATGTATGTAAGTTTAGTTTActtgttatttgttattttaatacgtTTTCTGTTGAATATCCGTCCAATTTCTCATTCTATTCAAACTACTGAACATTCCATCCATTTTAACCTCTTAACAGACCCAGTACTTGTTAAATTGTTCTTTTTAATGTTCATTTAACACCATTGTGTATACATTGTTGCTTTTGCAAGAAGATACCGttgataattattattgattataatattacatgttttttaataaattatatatatatgtatagaagaattctattttatttttctaaggATTCAGTCTTTACGAGACAGGTTCCTTTTGTAATACTGAATAAAAGTAGGGCAGtgaccccagtattcgaccagtgtatttaattaattaccatACTGGTTTAAACTGAATAGTATATTGATTTTCCCAAAGTATTTAGAACATACGCTTCAGGGTAAACATTCTTTCTTCCGGAAACGCAATAGCAGACAATAACCATGTGAATGAACTTAAGTATATATTCATCAGCTATAGTGATAATATGAACGTCGGCCATTTTTATTGCATGCTATTACACCATCCAACATTCCGTGAACATTTGCAATACTTTTAATCCAtttgaaatctttgaaaatgtctttaatgtttttatttatgatcAAACAGAGCTGGCAATACGATACGTACCagtctttaatgtaccagtcttgGGTAACtggttgagggggggggggggggggagggggtttgaGAGTGAGGGGAATACAACTGAAGGTGATTAATCCTAAGATCCAGCCACCttagcgagtgctctaccactgagccacaTCCCATCTCCCAATCAggagcctgcccccccccctaaattttgtgacagttataattttattatatattaatttgcttctttttttatgGTGCCCTCCAAAATTCCACTGGCAATCTGCCTCATGTCGTTGGGGGCCCCCCTAAATAACATACTGCTGCATTCGATATATTAGTCTTGGGGCACTGGATGAAAAAGTCCATCGTCGATATTGATACTTGGACTCATTGCACATCAATCAAGCATTCTACCACCTAGGAAAATTGAATTATTAAAAGTTAAGTTTTGTTGGATatcaccactatagcacattatttaatcatcggctaatggatgtcaaacatttggggaTTCTAACAGACTtgggaggaaaccagctacattttttcccattggcagcaaggaatcttccCACCGACTGAACAGCACATACTACcacctttgatattccagtcactggttgggacaaggaaaaaacccaatcagtgaATGGATCTACCTAATCACCATAATTGTGTCAGTTCAATAATATTGAATAAGTTACGTCCAGTTTCGTTTTTGATCAAGTATAGTTTTTTGCAAACTACCATAAGATTGTTGATGGGGTGGGAAATAACCCCCGACATGCTGAATACTCAATTTCATAAAATTTAATCctgtaaagtatgttttgtttaacaccaccactagagcacaccgatttaatgaaaagaaaaagaaagaaatgttttatttaacgacgcactcaacattttatttttacggttatatggcatcagacatatagttaaggaccacacagattttgagaggaaacccgctgtcgccactacatggactactcttccgattagcagcaagggatcttttatttgcttcccacaggcaggatagcacaaaccatggcctttgttgaaccagttatggatcactggtcggtgcaagtggtttacacctacccattgagccttgcggagcactcacccagggtttggagtcggtatctggattaaaaatcccatgcctcgactgggatccgaacccagtacctaccagcctgtagaccgatggcctaaccacgacaccaccgaggccggtaccgatTTAATGATGAATCATTGGCTAGGAAAGGAAAtccacattttcccattattggcatgggatcttttatatgcactattccatagagagaccggcctcggtggcgtcgtggcaggccatcggtctacagactggtaggtactgggttcggatcccagtcgaggcatgggatttttaatccagataccgactccaaaccctgagtgagtgctccgcaaggctcaatgggtaggtgtaaaccacttgcaccgaccagtgatccataactggttcaacaaaggccatggtttgtgctatcctgcctgtgggaagcgcaaataaaagatcccttgctgccaatcggaagagtagcccatgtagtggcgacagcggatttcctctcaaaatatatgtggtccttaaccatgtgtctgacgccatataaccgtaaataaaatgtgtcgagtgcgtcgttaaataaaacacttctttcttatTCCATAGAGAGGGTAGCACACactata
This DNA window, taken from Gigantopelta aegis isolate Gae_Host chromosome 4, Gae_host_genome, whole genome shotgun sequence, encodes the following:
- the LOC121370386 gene encoding profilin-4-like isoform X1 — encoded protein: MADLTFQNDPSYKIQGVPDAIKMNQLQNLLHDALISTDHVQQCAVIHRKDCSVRASSIGFSLYPDQIQMLLDAFRNPQQTREEGMYFADQQYKCVRADKNSIYAKCNKNGLVLVKTISLLLVATYTENMFAGVCVEAVEKLADYFKEKGK
- the LOC121370386 gene encoding profilin-4-like isoform X2 encodes the protein MNQLQNLLHDALISTDHVQQCAVIHRKDCSVRASSIGFSLYPDQIQMLLDAFRNPQQTREEGMYFADQQYKCVRADKNSIYAKCNKNGLVLVKTISLLLVATYTENMFAGVCVEAVEKLADYFKEKGK